Within Schaalia sp. HMT-172, the genomic segment ATGGACGAGTACGCCGAGCTCAAGGCCCGCGTCGACGACCTCAACGACATCCTGGCCAAGCCCGAGCGCCAGCGCGCCATCATCTCCGCCGAACTGTCCGACATCGTCGACAAGTTCGGCGACGAGCGCCGCACCCGCATCCTCCCCTTCGACGGGGAAATGTCGATGGAAGACCTCATCCCCGAAGAGGACGTCGTCGTCACCATCACCCGCGACGGCTTCGCCAAGCGCACCCGCACCGACAACTACCGCTCGCAAAAGCGCGGCGGGAAGGGCGTGCGCGGCACCCAGCTGCGCGGCGACGACGTCGTCGAGCACTTCTTCGTCACCACCACGCACAACTGGCTGCTCTTCTTCACCAACCTCGGCCGCGTCTACCGCGCCAAGGCCTACGAAATCCCCGAAGGCGGCCGCGACGCCAAGGGCCAGCACGTCGCCAACCTGCTGGCCTTCCAGCCCGACGAGCACATCGCGCAGGTCCTCGCGATCCGCACCTACGAGGACGCGGACTTCCTGGTCCTGGCCACCAAGCGCGGCCTGGTGAAGAAGACCCCGCTGAGCCTGTACAACTCCCCCCGCTCCGGCGGCATCATCGCCATCAACCTGCGCGAGGACGAAGACGGCAAGCCCGACGAACTCGTCTCCGCGCAGACCATCATGGCCGACGAGGACCTCATCCTCGTCTCGCGCGACGGCCAGGCCGTGCGCTTCACCGCCACCGACGATCAGCTGCGCTCCATGGGCCGTTCCACGTCCGGCGTGCGCGGCATGAAGTTCCGCGGCGACGACGAACTCCTCAGCATGGAGGTCCCGCGCGAAAACACCGACCTGCTGATCGTCACCGACTCCGGCTACGCCAAGCGCACCCCCGTCGAGGAATATCCGACGAAGTCGCGCGGCACCCTCGGCGTGCGCGTCGGCAAACTCGTCGACGAACGCGGCGGCCTGGTCGGCGCCCTCGTCGTGCGACCCGATGAAGACGTCATGGTCATCACCGAGTCCGGCAAGCTCGTCCAGGTCAACGCCTCCGACGTGCGACCCACCGCCCGCAACACCATGGGCGTCATCTTCGCCCGACCGGACGAGGGCGACCGCATCATCGCGATCACCCGCAACCCCGACTCGGGAGATGACGAGGCCGACGACACCGAGAACACCGAGGCTGCGGATGCCGCGGAGGGAACCGATGCCCCCGCCGACGAGGCCACGGCCTCTGAGGGCGGCGACACCGAAGTTACCGAAAACTGACGTGTGATCACGGGACGAGGCGGGGGCCTCGTCCCGTGATCAAGCTTCCAAAGCGGCGCGGAACCAGCGCCGGTGCCCGGCGATGCGGTAGCCTGGCAGGTAGGAAGTGCGACCTGGAAGGAAACACATGAGCGACCACGTCTCGAGCGCCCGCAGCGACGCTCCCCGCCGAGTTGACCTGGCGATCGCGCGTATCGACGCGTGGACCGTCATGAAGGTGTCTTTCCTCCTGTCCGTCGCCCTGGGCATCGCAATGGTCATCGCCACGATCGTCCTGTGGCTCATGGTTGACGCGATGCACGTGTTCAGCCAGCTCGAGGAATTCCTGCAGACCGTGGGCGCCGGCCGTTTCGTGGACCTGCTGGACTACGCGCGCCTGCCTCGCGTCATCTCCTACGCGACCATCGTCGCCGTCATCAACGTCATCCTGCTCACCGCGCTGTCGACACTGGGCGCCATGCTCTACAACGTCGTCGCGTCCCTGGTGGGCGGCATTAAGGTGTCTCTCATGGACGAGTGAGGGCACTCGCGCAAGGGGTCGGCTCACGCCGGCCCCTTTTGCTATGCCTGTGTGCCTGCCTGCGTGCGTCTATGACTGCCTGCGTGCGTGCTTGCGTGCGTGTCGTCTATCCGCGTCGGCAAACCCTCAGCAGGACGCCGACGAGGCCACCGAGCGCAGCCCCTAAACGCGACGGTGGCCGCAGATCGCGCCGCAGCGACGAGCCATCGATCAGCCATGAGTACGGGTTGTGGCTGAGAGGCCCCGGCCAGGACGATGCGACAGCCCGCGCCGGAGCGGGCAGGGGAAGCAGTGGGCTCACCCACGAGTCGGCCGTCACGTAGATACGCATTCGCCCGTCAATGCCGTGAAAGAAACCGTCGTCAACGACCGACGCGGGAAAACCCAACGGGTCGAACGCATAGACGCGCTCGACGGTGGGGGAGGAGGCAGCCGCGTAGAGCGCCAGGTTGCCACCCTTCGAGTGCCCAATCACGGTGAGGGGTCCGCCTCCTCGGCCGGCAGCGTAGTCCAGGTAGCGCGCCGCCCACCGCTGCGCGATCGTCGGGAATTCCAGCCCGAAGCGGGCGTCCTCCGCCCATCCGACCGCGGTTGTGTCCGTCCCGCGGAAGACCACGAAACGTGCCCCGGCCT encodes:
- a CDS encoding Mbeg1-like protein, yielding MTAIIDYVRSATTPLRSDLSPADALALTCLTYVDCHALPGPRSTHGCLLRDVAQASSIPALFRHSSVTHSDRALLEAVGASPRFRGVRVRDAVTKIGTRPLAQFGALTFVDEAGARFVVFRGTDTTAVGWAEDARFGLEFPTIAQRWAARYLDYAAGRGGGPLTVIGHSKGGNLALYAAASSPTVERVYAFDPLGFPASVVDDGFFHGIDGRMRIYVTADSWVSPLLPLPAPARAVASSWPGPLSHNPYSWLIDGSSLRRDLRPPSRLGAALGGLVGVLLRVCRRG
- a CDS encoding DUF3566 domain-containing protein translates to MSDHVSSARSDAPRRVDLAIARIDAWTVMKVSFLLSVALGIAMVIATIVLWLMVDAMHVFSQLEEFLQTVGAGRFVDLLDYARLPRVISYATIVAVINVILLTALSTLGAMLYNVVASLVGGIKVSLMDE